A region from the Selenomonadales bacterium genome encodes:
- the ilvB gene encoding biosynthetic-type acetolactate synthase large subunit has product MSQLTGSQIILACLLKEQVSTVFGYPGGAIMPLYDALYHAPIHHILTVHEQNAAHAADGYARSSGKVGVCISTSGPGATNLITGLATAYLDSIPIVAITGQVATPLLGRDSFQEIDITGLSMPITKHNFLVHDITELAKTVHRAFAIARSSRPGPVLIDVPRDILTGTTEYDDTAEPYTLPPNYPPSDPSAIQAAVNALLEARRPAILVGGGVKIAKAQSAVRHFATKHQLPILTTLMGLDALPHDHLNLGLTGMHGSQGANKTAAQADVLLAIGTRFSDRTTSNPEMYAMKKTIIHLDGDPSEMNKNVDTHIPISGDIIESLCAIDERLVCLPEQEAGWWVLNQKDEPTEDGLTPRYIMETISEGKRPATTWVADVGQNQMWAAQYLRLQQGDRWLTSGGLGTMGYAVPAALGAKSSEPNRPVVVIVGDGGFKMTAMELLTAVHENLPYTVIILKNNVL; this is encoded by the coding sequence ATGAGCCAGCTTACAGGAAGCCAGATCATTCTTGCCTGCCTTCTCAAAGAACAAGTTTCGACAGTATTCGGATATCCGGGCGGTGCGATCATGCCGCTCTACGACGCTCTTTATCATGCGCCTATCCATCATATCTTGACCGTTCATGAACAAAACGCCGCTCATGCGGCAGACGGCTATGCGCGTTCTTCGGGCAAAGTCGGAGTCTGCATTTCAACGAGCGGTCCGGGCGCGACAAATCTCATTACAGGACTGGCTACAGCATACCTTGATTCGATCCCCATCGTCGCCATCACAGGCCAAGTCGCAACACCGCTTCTCGGTCGCGATTCATTCCAAGAGATCGACATTACGGGACTGAGCATGCCTATTACCAAACATAATTTTCTCGTGCACGATATCACCGAGCTCGCCAAAACAGTGCATCGCGCCTTTGCCATCGCACGCAGCAGTCGCCCCGGCCCAGTCCTCATTGACGTACCACGCGATATCTTGACAGGCACGACCGAATACGATGATACTGCCGAGCCATATACGCTCCCGCCCAACTATCCGCCGAGCGATCCCAGTGCGATCCAAGCGGCAGTCAACGCACTTTTAGAAGCACGTCGGCCAGCTATCCTCGTTGGCGGCGGTGTCAAGATCGCCAAAGCCCAGAGCGCCGTACGTCATTTCGCGACAAAACATCAGCTCCCGATCCTGACGACACTGATGGGGCTTGATGCGCTTCCGCATGACCATCTCAACCTCGGCCTGACAGGCATGCACGGCTCACAAGGTGCAAACAAAACGGCCGCACAAGCTGATGTTCTGCTTGCCATCGGTACACGATTCAGCGACCGTACGACGAGCAATCCCGAGATGTACGCAATGAAAAAAACGATCATCCACCTCGACGGCGACCCGTCCGAGATGAATAAAAATGTCGATACACATATCCCCATCAGCGGAGATATCATTGAATCGCTCTGCGCCATCGACGAACGCCTCGTCTGCCTCCCCGAACAAGAAGCAGGCTGGTGGGTACTCAACCAAAAAGACGAACCGACAGAAGATGGCCTTACTCCCCGCTATATCATGGAAACCATCTCTGAGGGCAAACGCCCTGCTACGACATGGGTCGCCGACGTCGGACAAAACCAGATGTGGGCGGCACAATATCTTCGCCTCCAACAAGGCGACCGTTGGCTGACCTCGGGCGGTCTTGGTACGATGGGATACGCAGTCCCTGCCGCACTCGGTGCAAAATCGTCCGAACCAAACAGACCTGTTGTTGTGATCGTCGGTGACGGCGGATTCAAAATGACGGCCATGGAACTCTTGACAGCCGTACACGAGAACCTCCCCTACACCGTTATCATTCTGAAAAACAACGTCCTC